TTTAAAAGTTTTAGCCCGTCATCAATGGTAAATACATATCTGTTAAATAAGAATAAAACAATTATGATAATAAGAACAGGTAAGGCAACTTTTTTTAGGCTTCCTAAAATGAATTTGTAAAATCCCGTATAAGAATAATACTGATGTAGTAATTTGGCTCTGGATTTTTTCTTGTTTTTCGTTTCCATATATTTTCTAACCGGCAGCAAAAGTAAGGATAAAAATGGGTTTTTTATATACCCCTGCTAAGAATTAACATTTCTTATGAAAAAATAGTTGTTTACAAACATGCTTAGAATCCGGGTTAAAGTCTGTGTTGCAGTGAATGCATCTATTTCAGTTGTATTTTAGGTATACTATGGATCAAATTCAGATGGAAATTGGAGTTCCTGTTTTTGGTTTTAGACTTTTACAGTTAGAAGTAGGGGTTAACCTTAATCTAACTAATAATAATTTTACTTCTAAAGATGTTATAGGTGGTTTATTGCTTCACATAAGAAAACCTTTCCAGAGTCAGTATACAAAATCGGAAGGTTCGTATAAAGTTTGTAAACATAATAGGTACTTGTTTAAAATTTATGATAAAGGGATGCATCGTAGAAATAAAGATTCTGGTTTTGATAAGGATATTTTAAGAATCGAAATAGCATTTAAAAAAATGAGAGATTTGAATAACCTAGGAATTTTTAATGTAAACGATCTTGTGAATTTTGATTTCAATTCATTTAAGAGCCTGTTGTTGAATAAATGGAGTAGATTGCTATTGTTTGATAAAAAGGCACTCAAAGGGTGTAAAAACGAGTATTTGTACAGTAATTTAAGGTGGTGGCAAGAAAGATCAGTGGGTGGGTTCAAGTATCATAAAGGAATATTAAATAATCTATCATTAAAAAAAGAATTAACTCAAATTTTGGAAACTAAAATTGATGAATTAATTTAAGAGAAAATATCCATTTTTAATCCTTAGTTTATTGTTTTACTTTTTTGTTTTATTCAAAAAAGCCCCATAAGAACTAATTCTTAAGGGGCTTTTTTACAAATTTAGTTATTCATTTATGTAAATGTTTTAAATTTTTTAAAAGCCCAAAACCTATTAAAAACATGGTAATCAAAGCTGTATAAAATATATTTTCTATCAAATTAAATTCACTTTCAGGTTTAAAAAATTCTGGCTTAAAAGTATTCCAGTTTACTGAATTTGCAGGTAATTTGTCGAAAATTTTAGGATAAAATTGTAAACGTAAATCTTCATGAAAATTAGTAGTTGCATTTAAAAAATTTACGTGATCTGTTAAACTTGTATTTGCAATTGCATTCATAGACAATTGCATTTGTAATGGCGGAAAAAACTGACTAATTTTTTTACTCAATGCTTCTCTTTTTTCAATTTTAAGATACATCGCATCTCGCTCTTCTTTAGATTCATCATCTCCCATTTGCTGAATTGCATAATACCACAACCAAGAAAAACCTTCTTCTTGCAATTTGTATCCAGAAAATTGTGGATAGTGTGCATAAAATTTATCCATAGTTGCTTTTTTATCTGTATCCCATCTTTTATGATATTCATCTCTTTGCTTAATAGTCATGGTAAAAGCCTCGTCAACAGGATACGAATTTGCAATATAGTTGTTTACCAAAACTGGTAAGAAAACAACTAAAATTAACCAAGTACTCAACAATACAATTGCATTTGTACTTGATGATTTTCTTAGTAGAATTGTATAAAAACAGAGCGCAAACCAAAATAGTAAATACAAATAACTAATAATTATCATCTGTAAAAAACCATTAGTAAAAGGAATTTGCAAAATAATTTTAGCAAGTAAAAACAAAAAACCTAACACCGTAAAAATAAAAAGAATTCTTATTGAGAATTTTTTTAATAGATATTGAAATGACGATTTTCCTTGAATAGTAACTAATTTCCAAGTTCCTTTTTCTATTTCTTCGGATAAAATATTAAAACTTAACGCAATTATAATTAACGGAAAAAGAAAAATAATTAAAAAACTGAGATCTAAATTTCCCACATGCAATCGCATTGGGTTTATCAAATCTGTATCATATTTTTGACCTTCAATGTTTAATATTTTTATATTTTGAATATGAGAATTTAAATCACTTTGCCCAATAGAAATTCCAGCTAAAGAATTAACAGGATTTATATAAGAGAACTTTAAATAATACAATAAAAGACCCAAATCATCTTTATGAAACTTTACTTGTTTTGCAATATGTTTTTCTTGTTCTACTTTAGCCTTTTCAACTACTTCTTTTTTTTGATTCAAAAACTGTTTTCCTGTTCCAATACTTAAAAAACCTAAAACCATTAAAATTCCGAAGGCTAACAAAACTGTTTTAGATCTAAAAAATTGTTTAATTAATAGTATATACATATCTAAATAATTTTAAAGCGGTTAGAAAATCTGGTCATAACTAATAATGCTAACACAAACCAACTAAAAAGTGTTACAATTGCAGGCAATTGTTGGACTTGCTACATTTAGAGTGACAAAGAGTTAAGCTAATTTTATCTAAAATAACTTAACCATATGAAACGAAGAAAATACAGTAAAGAGTTTAAAATTAAAGCAGTAGAATTAAGCAATGTACGAGGTAACACAAAGCAGATTGCCATGGAATTGGGAATCAGTGCAGATCTTATTTACAGATGGCGTAGAGAATTAGAACAGCGTCCTGATTTAGCTTTTAGCGGTAATGGCGTCAAACAACTCACAGAAGATCAGAAAGAGTTAGAGCGATTACGTAAACAGCTCAAGGATGTTACCATGGAGCGGGATATCTTAAAAAATGCCGTGAGCATCTTCTCCAAGAGCGATCGGAAGTATTGAAATTTATCAAAGATTACAGTAGAGAATATCCGGTTGGGAAGATGTGTAAAATTTTTAAAATTAGTAGAAACAGTTATTACAGGAGTAAGAATTATGTTCCATCAGATAGAGATGGAAAAAATCGTATGCTACTCTCTGAGATTCACCGTATCTGTGAGCGAAGTAAATCTACTTATGGAAGTCCTAGAATTACAGAGGAACTCAAAGCTAAAGGGTTTAAAGTATCTAGGTCTAGGGTAGCACGATTGATGAAAAAACACGGGATTAAAGCAGTTCGTAAAAAGAAATTTGTTGTCACGACAGATTCTAAGCATCAATATCCAGTAGCTGATAATGTATTGGATAGAGATTTTAAAGCTACCGCTGCTGCACAGAAATGGGTTTCTGATATTACCTATTTAAAGACTGCACAAGGATGGCTGTACTTAACGGTAATTATTGACCTGTTTGATCGTAAAGTCATTGGTTGGTCTTTGAGCAATGGACTCAAAGCAAGACAAACTATCATTGCTGCATGGAGAATGGCTGTAAACAACAGAATGCCTTGTGAAGGTATGATTTTTCATTCTGATCGAGGTGTACAATACGCATCTCATGCGTTTGTTAATATCCTTAAAAGTTATCATGTAACACCCAGTATGAGTAGAAAAGGAAACTGTTGGGATAATGCAGTAGCTGAATCTTTTTTTAAAACAATCAAAACAGAACTAATGATAGACAATAAGTTTATATCCAACAAAAGTCTTCAAATTAAAGTCTTTGAATACATAGAAACTTGGTACAACAGATACAGAAGACATTCTGCTCTTGGTTACAAAAATATCATCGAATTTGAAAAATTATATCAAATCAAAAATGTAGCTTAACTTTTTGTACCATTTTTTGTTGCATATCCAGATCATCTGGATTGTGACTATCTCCTTGTTTAGAAATTTCTTCTTCAATAGCCGCTTTAAAAGCTATTTTAGAAAGATTTGGATGTAAAGAATTTCCAACAACTTGTGCCATTTTAGGCACAATTATAAAAAACAACAACCAAACGCCTAATACACTTAATAAAGATTTGTTAGAACTACTACTTTTTCCTGAAATTAAAATCGTTACGCAACATAAAATCATATAAAAAAGCAGATAACTTACCGTTATTAATAAGCATCTTAAAACAATAGCACTATTAATAGCATCACTTTCTATAAAAGAAATGCACCACAAACACAAAAATGCAGGCAAAAAGAAAATTGCTGAAATAAAGAACAAACCCAAAGATTTACCTAAAAGAATCTCTTTTATAGTTGCACCTTGCATGTGCATTATTTTTAAAGTTCCATTTTCTTTTTCTGATGTAATCGCAGCATAACCTAAGAAAAACAATATCAGTGGTAAAATTAATTGTAAAAGCATGGTAATATTTAAATCACCAAAACGAACTAAACCTGTTGATAAACTTGCTTCAGAAAAATTGGCAGTATGTTGTTTATGTGCTTCTAAAAAAATGGCATTACCAGTATAAGTTTCTATACCAGAATCAAAAATACTTAAAGGATGTTGTTGTCTAAATACAAAAGATCCAAAATGTGCCATTCTATGCGGATGCTTATCTGGATTGTTATCCCAACTTTTTCTTGATTCTTTTTGATGATGTTCTACCACATGATGCTGTTTCTCAAAAGTAAGCCAACTATTAGTGGTTACATAAGCCAAAACTGCTAAGAAAATAAACAATAGTATTAAAAGACCTTTATTACTAAAGGTCTTTTTAAAAAATTGTTTTGCTATTAAAATAACAACTGCTTTTTTCATAAAATTTAAAAATTATAAGTGGCGTTTAACAAGAAATTTCTTGGTGCTCCTGGCCCTAATCTTGAAGGATTTAAACCACCTAACCAATAAGTTTCATTAAATAAATTATTTACTTTTAAAGTTAACTGCATATTTGTATTATTTGGTTTGTAATAAATAGCAGCATCAAAAACGGTATAATCTGGTAATAATACTCTGTTTGTATCGTAAGTTGGGTTATACCAAGTAAAACGTTCGTCTACATATTGTGCACCAAAACCAATTCCAATTCCTTTTAAGGTCTTGTCCATAAAATCGTAACGTCCCCAAAAATTTGCATTGTGTTTTGGAGCGCCACCAATTCTTTCTCCAATAAATTCTGCAATTGCGTCTTCTTCAATAGTAGCATTTGTATATGCATAAGAAGCTGTTAATTGTAAGTTTGGTAATACATAACCAGAAATATCTGTTTCAAAACCTCTACTTCTTTGCTCACCTCTTGTTGTTAAGTTATCTAAATCGTACGTATCTCCCAATAAGATATTCTTTTGAGTGATATTAAAAACTGCAAAGTTTGCAAAGATTTTTCCGTTTAAAAATTCACCTTTTGCACCAATTTCTTGTAAAGAACTTTCTAAAGGATCAAACCTTGCTGGTGAAGCTGCCCAAAAGAAGCCTTCTGCAGTTGGCGATAAAGATACTGTGTTTGTATGTGGCTGAAAACCTTCTAAATACGTTGCATACGCACTAATATCTTTAGTTACCTCGTACGTTAAACCTATTCTTGGTACAAAAGCACTTGTTTTAAATTCTTGATCGTCTCCTTTGTAATCAAAAATATCTGTAAAAGTTTCATATCTTAAATTTAATAAGACTGAAAATTTACCAACTTTAAACTGGTTTTGAATATAAAATCCGTTTGATGTATTTAAGTTTGCTGGTATTGATAGTTGAGCTAAATTATAGGCATTTGTATTTCTGGTACCGTTAAAAGGATTTGCCAAATTAAAATGTGGAACTGCAGGGACTGGCATAGTTACACCATCTACAACCATTTGCTGAAAGTTAGCTGCATTAGCTGGATTAAAATTAGCTTGACCACCGCTTACTGTTAAATATCTTCTGGCACGTAAAAACCCTGCTCCAATTTTTCTTTCCCATCGTGTGGCATCATAACCAACCAATAATTTGTTGGTGATGTTATCCGTTTTAATATCATATGTAAAATAGGCGCTAAAGTTATCTGTTTCCCAGAATTGTTGTCTTTCATCATAACGTAATCTTGCCAATGTAGGTATTACATTTCCATCAATATCAACTGCTGTTCCGTCAAAACGATGTTCTGCTAAATCTTCATCCCAAGTTTGCTTCATAAACTGCGCATTAAAACCAAAGTTATCTGTAAATTTTTGACTAAAATTTGCCATAAATATCAATTCGTTGGTTTTGTAATGATCGCTTGAAGCACCAACATTTCTTGTAATTGGAGTACTATTCAAATCAAATTCGCCATTAATTGCTCCGAAAATTGGCTGACCTCTATCTAAATTACCTTCAGAATTGTTATAAATCATTTCAACATTTAATG
This window of the Flavobacteriaceae bacterium genome carries:
- a CDS encoding DUF3526 domain-containing protein, yielding MYILLIKQFFRSKTVLLAFGILMVLGFLSIGTGKQFLNQKKEVVEKAKVEQEKHIAKQVKFHKDDLGLLLYYLKFSYINPVNSLAGISIGQSDLNSHIQNIKILNIEGQKYDTDLINPMRLHVGNLDLSFLIIFLFPLIIIALSFNILSEEIEKGTWKLVTIQGKSSFQYLLKKFSIRILFIFTVLGFLFLLAKIILQIPFTNGFLQMIIISYLYLLFWFALCFYTILLRKSSSTNAIVLLSTWLILVVFLPVLVNNYIANSYPVDEAFTMTIKQRDEYHKRWDTDKKATMDKFYAHYPQFSGYKLQEEGFSWLWYYAIQQMGDDESKEERDAMYLKIEKREALSKKISQFFPPLQMQLSMNAIANTSLTDHVNFLNATTNFHEDLRLQFYPKIFDKLPANSVNWNTFKPEFFKPESEFNLIENIFYTALITMFLIGFGLLKNLKHLHK
- a CDS encoding IS3 family transposase (programmed frameshift) codes for the protein MKRRKYSKEFKIKAVELSNVRGNTKQIAMELGISADLIYRWRRELEQRPDLAFSGNGVKQLTEDQKELERLRKQLKDVTMERDILKNAGEHLLQERSEVLKFIKDYSREYPVGKMCKIFKISRNSYYRSKNYVPSDRDGKNRMLLSEIHRICERSKSTYGSPRITEELKAKGFKVSRSRVARLMKKHGIKAVRKKKFVVTTDSKHQYPVADNVLDRDFKATAAAQKWVSDITYLKTAQGWLYLTVIIDLFDRKVIGWSLSNGLKARQTIIAAWRMAVNNRMPCEGMIFHSDRGVQYASHAFVNILKSYHVTPSMSRKGNCWDNAVAESFFKTIKTELMIDNKFISNKSLQIKVFEYIETWYNRYRRHSALGYKNIIEFEKLYQIKNVA
- a CDS encoding ABC transporter permease subunit translates to MKKAVVILIAKQFFKKTFSNKGLLILLFIFLAVLAYVTTNSWLTFEKQHHVVEHHQKESRKSWDNNPDKHPHRMAHFGSFVFRQQHPLSIFDSGIETYTGNAIFLEAHKQHTANFSEASLSTGLVRFGDLNITMLLQLILPLILFFLGYAAITSEKENGTLKIMHMQGATIKEILLGKSLGLFFISAIFFLPAFLCLWCISFIESDAINSAIVLRCLLITVSYLLFYMILCCVTILISGKSSSSNKSLLSVLGVWLLFFIIVPKMAQVVGNSLHPNLSKIAFKAAIEEEISKQGDSHNPDDLDMQQKMVQKVKLHF
- a CDS encoding TonB-dependent siderophore receptor, whose amino-acid sequence is MQVTFSQSKITGKILDSENLSIEGANIVLENDTQKLKGVTSDIDGDFTITITEAGSYNVSISYVGFQTYNKTINIVKNQNLNLGTIILQESLQSVEVIGRVRKDYNSDYSFSATKTAIKNKELPQAVASVTKELLADRQAFQLVDAVKTVSAVSATGIYNHYNIRGITQADDGQMLNGMRTRQYYFLQPITSHLERVEVIKGPSSVTFSSADPGGTVNMVTKKPLAEKRSSIGFTTGSFGTLRATADFTGPLNEDKTLLYRFNAAFQDADSFRDVVNNNAILINPSLSYVPNDKTSLNVEMIYNNSEGNLDRGQPIFGAINGEFDLNSTPITRNVGASSDHYKTNELIFMANFSQKFTDNFGFNAQFMKQTWDEDLAEHRFDGTAVDIDGNVIPTLARLRYDERQQFWETDNFSAYFTYDIKTDNITNKLLVGYDATRWERKIGAGFLRARRYLTVSGGQANFNPANAANFQQMVVDGVTMPVPAVPHFNLANPFNGTRNTNAYNLAQLSIPANLNTSNGFYIQNQFKVGKFSVLLNLRYETFTDIFDYKGDDQEFKTSAFVPRIGLTYEVTKDISAYATYLEGFQPHTNTVSLSPTAEGFFWAASPARFDPLESSLQEIGAKGEFLNGKIFANFAVFNITQKNILLGDTYDLDNLTTRGEQRSRGFETDISGYVLPNLQLTASYAYTNATIEEDAIAEFIGERIGGAPKHNANFWGRYDFMDKTLKGIGIGFGAQYVDERFTWYNPTYDTNRVLLPDYTVFDAAIYYKPNNTNMQLTLKVNNLFNETYWLGGLNPSRLGPGAPRNFLLNATYNF